In the genome of Yersinia enterocolitica, the window AATGCCCCACACTCTAGTTGGCGTTATCATAACATTTCATAGGATAGCGCACAGCCGCAAGGGGCTTAATCTCACGGTTTCTATGCGCTTTAGGATTGTTCACCGTGATATGTACTGCATTTTTTATAATATAAGACAAGGTTCCTCGTCAGTTCACTCACTAATCAGTAAAATGTACTGTGAAATTGCCCATCTTGGAGATAACTGAATGTCCCAGCCATTTAATCGACACCCTTTTTATCAGCAATTAGAACAACAACTCATAACTACCCGTGCTGAAGGGTTGTATAAAAACGAGCGAATTATCACCACCGCCCAGCAAGCAGACATTGCTGTAGCTGATGGAAGCCGTGTTATTAATTTCTGCGCCAATAACTATTTGGGCCTGGCCAACCACCCAAGGTTGATCGCAGCCGCTAAGCAAGGCATGGATACTCATGGTTTTGGTATGGCGTCGGTTCGTTTTATTTGTGGTACCCAAGACACACATAAAGAGTTAGAGCAGAAGCTAGCCAGTTTCCTCGGTATGGAAGATGCCATTCTTTACTCTTCTTGTTTTGATGCTAACGGCGGTTTGTTTGAAACCCTGCTGGGGCCAGAAGATGCCATTATTTCTGATGCGCTGAATCATGCTTCAATCATTGATGGTGTACGGTTATGTAAAGCCAAGCGCTACCGTTATGCCAATAACGATATGAGCGAACTGGAAGTCCAACTCAAACAAGCCAAAGCAGATGGTGCGCGTCATATTATGATTGCCACTGACGGTGTGTTCTCCATGGATGGTGTCATTGCCAACCTGAAAGGTGTTTGTGATTTGGCGGATGAGTATCAGGCATTAGTGATGGTCGATGACTCCCATGCTGTGGGTTTTGTGGGGGCTAATGGTCGTGGCACTCATGAATACTGCGAAGTAATGGATCGCGTTGATATTATCACCGGTACTTTGGGTAAAGCACTGGGTGGGGCGTCAGGCGGTTATACCGCTGGCCGCAAAGAAGTGGTTGAGTGGTTGCGCCAGCGTTCACGGCCTTACTTGTTCTCAAATTCATTGGCTCCAGCAATAGTAGCGGCTTCTATTGAAGTGTTATCGCTATTGGAAGACGGCGCTGAACTGCGTGATCGCTTATGGTCGAATGCGCGTTTATTCCGCGAGAAAATGAGTGCCGCCGGATTCACATTGGCTGGCGCTGATCATGCCATCATTCCTGTCATGCTCGGTGATGCGGCACTTGCGCAAAAATTTGCCAATGCCTTGCTGAAAGAGGGTATTTACGTTACCGGCTTCTTCTATCCGGTGGTACCGAAAGGCCAGGCGCGGATCCGTACCCAAATGTCGGCGGATCATACGACAGAGCAAGTCGAGCGGGCTATTGAAGCCTTTGTGCGTATCGGCAAACAACTTAACGTTATTGCGTAAGGAATGTTCATGAAAGCATTGTCTAAACTGAAGGCCGAAGAAGGTATCTGGATGACCGATGTGCCGCCACCAGAGCTGGGGCACAACGATATCATGATCAAAATTCGCAAAACCGCTATCTGTGGTACCGATGTGCATATTTATAATTGGGATGAATGGTCGCAAAAAACGATCCCCGTCCCAATGGTGGTTGGCCACGAATATGTTGGTGAAGTTGTCGCCATTGGTCAGGAAGTGAAAGGCTTTAATATTGGTGATCGGGTGTCTGGCGAGGGTCATATTACCTGCGGTCATTGCCGTAATTGCCGTGGTGGTCGTACTCATTTGTGCCGTAATACCGTGGGGGTTGGG includes:
- the kbl gene encoding glycine C-acetyltransferase encodes the protein MSQPFNRHPFYQQLEQQLITTRAEGLYKNERIITTAQQADIAVADGSRVINFCANNYLGLANHPRLIAAAKQGMDTHGFGMASVRFICGTQDTHKELEQKLASFLGMEDAILYSSCFDANGGLFETLLGPEDAIISDALNHASIIDGVRLCKAKRYRYANNDMSELEVQLKQAKADGARHIMIATDGVFSMDGVIANLKGVCDLADEYQALVMVDDSHAVGFVGANGRGTHEYCEVMDRVDIITGTLGKALGGASGGYTAGRKEVVEWLRQRSRPYLFSNSLAPAIVAASIEVLSLLEDGAELRDRLWSNARLFREKMSAAGFTLAGADHAIIPVMLGDAALAQKFANALLKEGIYVTGFFYPVVPKGQARIRTQMSADHTTEQVERAIEAFVRIGKQLNVIA